A segment of the Nitrospirota bacterium genome:
CCATCGGAGGGTCAAGGACCTTGAATGCAAAGTTTTCCTTTACCTCCGCCATCATGGACGTCTCTACCTGATGAGCTATCAGGTTATATATCTTCTGTTTTATAAAGGGATCCGAAGTGTTTTTCAACTGATCCTCGAGATATTTTCTATTAGTATTAGCCACTCTTTTTGCTTCTTCACTCATATGGCTGTTAAGTGTTGTCAAAAAATCTTCAACTATCGCTGCTGCCTCTTCGGGGTCATAAAAGTCTACTGAGATCACAATCGTGTTGTTCTTAATGTTATCATTAACTCTGACCATATTATCAAACGCCCTGAGCCCATCCCAGATAGAAGGAATCCCTTCCTCTTCTTCTTTCCTTGACGTTACCTTGTCCTCAGGTCTGATTACCTTAACAATACTTCCGATTAATTTGAAAGGGTTAAAGTTAAAAGAATCATCCTTTTTCCACTCTTTTTTCCCCTCATCCCACTGCTCATCAAAGAGCACCGGCAAGAGATTATACTTCCTGATAATCTTTTCCCTGAGGATATTTGAGTTTAATAGTGCAATAATTTCCGATGAGCTTGCCGAGCCCGGCAGGGTAATTCTTGGCATACCGGAAAGCTGTGATGCAAGGGCAGCCAGTCTTCTTCCTTTCCCTCCTTTATCACTGACCGGTGCAATAACAGCCTTTGATTGATAAATATTCGTCTCAAA
Coding sequences within it:
- a CDS encoding Wzz/FepE/Etk N-terminal domain-containing protein — protein: MQDNIKSIFPEDEEERTLLDYWRVLVKRKLLIIILVLVSVFATAIISLFETNIYQSKAVIAPVSDKGGKGRRLAALASQLSGMPRITLPGSASSSEIIALLNSNILREKIIRKYNLLPVLFDEQWDEGKKEWKKDDSFNFNPFKLIGSIVKVIRPEDKVTSRKEEEEGIPSIWDGLRAFDNMVRVNDNIKNNTIVISVDFYDPEEAAAIVEDFLTTLNSHMSEEAKRVANTNRKYLEDQLKNTSDPFIKQKIYNLIAHQVETSMMAEVKENFAFKVLDPPMVPDRKIKPKRSLMVMLSFLLSLFAGIFLAFFLENIERAKNKDRDKDKEVHIKTEGEDV